The following DNA comes from Methanothermus fervidus DSM 2088.
AGTATGTCTTCACTTGGTACATATCCTTCTTTTCTCAGCAACTTATTTAATTTTTCTAAAGATACTTTGTTTGACATTTTATTTGCCTCACATCATACAACATTACTTCAATTTATTTTTTTGCTAATATATCATCCAATACCTCAACAACTTTATCTATTTCTTCTTTTTTAATGATTAATGGCGGTACCAGCCTTATTACGTTTTCAGCTGTACAATTTAACAATACACCTTTCTTCAATGCATCTAAAACTATAGAATCACATTTCTTTGAAAGTTCTACCCCAATCATCAATCCATGCCCTCTAACATCTTCTATTATTTCATGTTCTAATTTTTTTAATTTTTCTTTAAAGTATTTACCTAATTTTTTGGATCTTTTTGGTAGGTTTTCTTCTATTATTATTTCAATAGAAGTCTTAGCTGCTGCACAAGCTAAAGGATTTCCTCCAAATGTTGATCCATGGTCTCCTGGTTTAAATGCAGATGCAACATCTTCCCTAGCTAATATAGCACCTATAGGAAATCCCCCTCCCATCGCCTTAGCTAAAGTAACTATATCAGCCTCAACACCAAACAATTCTGAAGCAAACATTTCACCTGTACGTCCAAATCCAGTCTGAATTTCATCCAATATTAGTAATATGTCATTGTCTTCCGTTAATTCTCGTACTTGTTTTAAATAATCTTTTGGAGGTACTACAACCCCGCCTTCTCCCTGTATAGGTTCTAGTATGACTGCAGCTGTATCACTAGTTATTGCTTCAGCCATTGCATCTATATCACCAAATGGAACATGCTTAAATCCTGGAGTAAGTGGTTCAAATTCTTTTTTATATTTTTTTTGTCCGGTAGCTGATAAAGCTCCCAATGTTCGTCCATGAAATGAATTTTTAGCAGCTATTATTTCTTTTTTTCCTGTATATTTTCTTGCAAGTTTTATTGCACCCTCATTGGCTTCTGTGCCACTGTTGGCAAAAAATACTTTATCTAATGAAGATATTTTAGTTAATAATTCTGCTAGTTCAACCTGTTCTCTTGTGTAGTAGAAGTTAGAGCAATGAATCAATTTTTGAGCTTGGTGGCATATTGTCAAAACTAGTTTGGGATGTGCATGACCGATGTTGTTTACAGCAATCCCGGCAAAACAATCTATATATTCATTTCCATCAATATCCCATACCTTACATCCTTTTCCATGTGATAAAACGATAGGATATCTAGAGTATGTATTCATAATATATTTTCTTTCTAATTCCATGATTTCGCTTGCTTTCATTGACTCACCCATTAATTTTATACATCTTTATACATTTCAATGTCAAAAATAAATACTTAGGGGAAAGGTATCATGTTTTATACAAAGACATTCACAATAAAAACTGAAATAAGTCCTGCACATTATCCCAAATTTCTTGATTTCTTATACAAATATTATCTTTATCCCAACCCTAAGATCAATGTATTGGAATTTATGGATAATTTTTTGTTATTTAAATTTGATGATATTTATTGTAAGATTGTATGTGGAGAGGAAATAAATATTGAATTGTATTCTGAACATTTTGATGAAGAAAAAATAACAGAAATAGAAGAAGATTTGTTTATAGTAGTGAGATATTTTGAAGATAGCCTTAAGAAATATACTCTTTGTTTTTCTTGGGTTGAAGGCCAAGAAATAATACCAGAAAAACCTCCAACACGAAAAGAAGAATCTAAAGGTATTTTTGGAAATATTATATTGATATACATTTTGTTTTTTGGGATTAACATAGTTTTGTTTTTGCTTTTAGGATTTTATGCAGTTATTTTTATAATACTTCTCCAGTTCTTAATATTATTGTTTTCAGGATATTTGTATCGATGGATTGGAGATTGGATAATAACACCAAAAAATCCATATGTCCATATTTTAAAATATCAATTATCGGAGGATGAATACAAAGAATTTGAAAAAAAATTTGGTAAAGAAGCCATTGTAGATATAAAGAAAGAAATTTATAACAAAACATTGGGTGCTGGAAAGCCTTTAAAACCTGAAATTGGTGAAAAGATCCTCAAAAAATATGGATTTCGTTGTACTCCTCTTTATGAAACATCGAAAACTATAAATGTTTACGAAATTGTTAAAAAAGCTGCAGAAAAATTTAAAATACCTATTCCAAAAATAGTAGTGTCAAATACAATGGTTGCAAATGCAGCTGCAACTGGACCTAACACTAAACATGGTTTAATCATAATAACTACAGGTCTCTTAGCACAATTAGAGCATGACGAAATATTGAGTGTAATTGGTCATGAATTAGGACACCTTGTTGGTAAAGATCCCTTAGTATTGTTAGTGATAGTCTCAACAGAGTTTGTTTTAAGATTAACAGTGCTACTGCCTATTGTTATGATATCTCCTCTACTCTACATATTCATAGCAATGGCAATGATATTTTTCATTGCAAAATTCTTTGAAGCAAAAGCAGATTTATTGTCGGCGATATATATAGGTAAGCCCAAATCTCTAGCACAAGCCCTTAGAAAAATAGGATATCAAAGATTAGCTCTTGAACGTGAGCCTCATAACAAAATTTTTGATTGGTTGAAATGGGATCCTCATCCTCCTCTCTATTTTAGAATAAAGAGATTAGAAAGTTTAAAAAACCCTAAGAAAATAAAAAATCCGTTAATAAAATCCATAAAAGATGTAATCAAAGGGTTTAAAGAATCATTTACAATGTAAGGGATTTATATGGATGGTTTTTACCCCACTAATCTTAAAAATGCTGTAATTTATGCTGCATTAATCTTAATATTGCTTTTTGTATATGGTATTTTTGGATCTATTTATATTATGCATTTAGGAGTTATTGATGCAATCTATTATACAATAACAACTGTCACTACAACTGGATTTGGTGATATTAGGCCAATTACTCCATCACAAAAACTTTTTACAGCCTCACTAGAATTAATAGGAGCTGGATTCTTACTTTATATTTTCACTTTAATGCTTTCGGTGATGTTTATGAGTTTTAGTGAATATGTTACAGGAGCTAAATTAAAAAGGAAAATAGCCTCAATGAAAAATCATTTTATTCTTTGTGGGTTTGGAAGAGTAGGATCAACAGCATTTAAAGAACTTAAAAAAAGAAAACAAAAAGTAGTAATAATTGAAAAAAATAAAGATTTGGTGGAAACAGAGTTATGGTCAGATCCTAACATAATTGCTATACCAGGGGACGCCACAAAAGAAAATGTATTAAGATATGCTGGGATCGAACGTGCAAAATGTATAATAATAGCAACAGGTAGCGATGTTGACAATCTTTTTATAACAATTGAAGCTAAAGAATTGAACCCAAAAATATGGATTGTAGCTAGAGCAAGTGAAAGAGAAAATATAAGTAGATTAAAAAAGGCTGGAGCAAATAGAATAATATCACCAGAATTCAGTGGAGGAAAAGACATTTATTTTGCAGCGATGGAACCTTTAATGATGAAAATAACTGTTAAACATGGCATGGAAAGTATAAAACGAGAGGCAGAAATAATATTTAAACATAATTGTACACTAGAAAACATTATGTATCATTTACCAGAATTTAGAGAACCTTTGAAAAGGAAAATAGAGGTTAGCGATCTTGATCACATAGAAAAGTTTTTATTTCAAGTTAAAAAAAATCCCCGCCTTAGAGAATCACTAAACAAAATGTATGAATCCACAAGTGGTGTACATTCACATTGGATTTCAGGTCCAAGCAAAGAAAACTTAGAAAAGGTAGTTGAGGATTTGAAAAAAGAAGGGATTTTATTAGGAGTTAATTTGGACGATGAAAAAATTAAAGAAATTACGAGAAAATATGGAATGTTGGCTGAAGTAATGGTAAAACCAGAAATCACAGTAGTAAATAAACATGGAATCGATGAAATAAGAGATGAGGCAGAGATAATACTAAAACATGGTTGTACAATTGAAGATATTGAATATTATATTCCTGGTTTTAGAGAACCTTTAAAGAGACATGTAGGCGCTGATTCTATAGAAGATATAGACAAATTTTTAAACACGTTAAAAAAAGATCCAAAAAAATATGATGCTATAGATAGACTCTACATGCTATCTGGAGGCGGTATACATAGTCATGTAATATCTGCTAGAAGTCTAGAATCTTTAAACAAAGTTGAAAAAGAATTAAAAGAAAAAGGGTTTCTTATTGGCGTAAATATGAGTTTAGGTGAAATAAAAGAAATGATTCAAAAATCTGGCACTGTGGTAGATATCTTAGTGCAACATGATGTCAAAAATTTAGAAGATAAAAAAACTGTTGTCAAATATGGTGGTAGAATTTTAACATCTAAACACTATCTCCCAGGAATAAGATATGTACTGACTCGAAAATTAAATTTAAAAACAATGGAAGATGTTAAAAAATGTGAGAAAGAATTAGAAAAACCAAGGGCAAGGCGTACTTTAACAGCATTGTATGAACTTTCTGCCAATATCCATTCTCACACCATTGTTACACCTAGTGCAGAAATAACAAAAAAAATTGAAGAAGAATTAAAAGAAAAGGGAATATTGTTAGGCGTTAATTTTCCTGAAGAAAAAATATGGGAAATGGTGGAAAAGGAAGCTGTTGAACCTTTCTGCGTTGATTAATTTTCTAGAATAAATCATGTAGATGTAGCTTATATTTGCCTAATTTACCTCCATAATTACCAGCGCTGATTTTTTTGACCCCTGGTACCTTACATGCAGCCTCAATTCCTACTTTCATAGCTTTTTTAACAGATTCCTCATCAATACCATCAATAACTATTTCATAGATACCATTAACATCTTCAGGAACTTCACTATCTTCAATTTCATCTTTAAGTGTTACACACATTTTTTCGTTTGTGGAGGCATCTAAGAAATCATATTTTTTAGATCCAACTTTTGATCCAGAAGCTACTATTCCACCTGGAAATGGTGTCATAACGCCTTCAACGGATTTTATAGCATCAACAGCCATTTCAGCAGCTAATAATGCTGAGCCCTGGGTTTCTGCCATTATAAAGAAGTTCCCTCCTGCTACTCCACTTTTTATTCCAAATTTCTCTTCAACAATGAATTCACCAGACATTATTGGAATTATATGTACCTTTCTACCTTGGACTTCCCCTTCTTTTTCATAACCATCTCCGAAAAATTTCAATTTGAATCCTGTATTTACTTTTTCTTCAGCATTTTCTAATGCATCAAATGCTGCTGCGGTAGGTGCTGTCAATATTGTCATTCCTACTCTCTCTAATAATTCATGATCTAATTTCTTTTTTGATGGATTACAAATTATAATTGTAAATCCTGGTCTTTGGTCTGGGGTATTTTTAGGAGGTATATATGTATCTATACCTGCTTCTGCAGGACATCCAATAACTGATGTACCATATCCTGTAGCTTCTCTAGCAGCTATTTTTGCTAATCGTTTACTAGCAGCTGTTACTAATATTCTAGAAACTTTTATATCAAATGCTTCAGCAAAAGTGTCTTCAATTTCCACACCATTTACTTTCATTTTACATCCCTCCTGCCAATTTTTCTTACATTTACTTATTTAAATACTTTTCCAACCATGTCTGATCCAAAATATGGCAATGTTGCTACTCCTAAAAAAATCGTGAGCCAAAAAGATATTAAACGCTCAACTATCGTTATGGCAGCACTTAATGGCAATGGTACTCCAGCCATAGAATAAAATAATATCATGAGACCCTCTATTGCTCCTAAGCCACCAGGGAAAATTGGTACCATGCTAACTAAAGTTGCCACTATCATAACTTCTGCAATTATTATTGGTGAAATATATACACCAAATGCCCAAAATACTGCCCAAATTCTTATAATTTCCAAAAACCAAATTACAAAGGACAAGGGGAGAGCAACATATATAACATTTTTATTTTTTATCATGAGTCTAACAGCATCCTGATATTTGACAATTGCATCACTTATTCTACTTTCCAGCTTACTCAACTTCTTACTTTTATGTTTGTAAAATATACGTGCTATGCGCATGATACCTCTCTTAACTTTTTTACCTAATTCTGGTTTCACTGAAACATATAAAATGATGAAAAATGAAAATACTACAGCGAACAACGTTATTAATAAACCTATCACAAGCCATAAAGAAAATCTAAAAACTAAAATCATGTGAAATAGTGAAATTATTGAAAGTAAAATTAGTGGGAAAGTATCTAATCCCTTATCTATTAAAACTGTTGCAAAAGATGACTCAAAGGGTGTTTTTGAATATTTAGACAATAAATATGCTCTTAATGCCTCTCCACCACTTTTTGCTGGAGTAATATTATTTGTAGCTAATCCAAGAACAAGAATTCTGAAAAGAGGTTGATTTTTGGTTTTAATTTTTGCTGCAACAACTGCTATTCTCCACCTAACCATCCATAAATAAAGAGTAAGCATGTGAACAGCAACAGCCAAAGACAAATAGAGAGGATCTGCCTTCCTAATATCATTTACGATTTTTTCTGGCCCAATAAAAATTAACATTAATCCTAGAAGACTGATACTTATTATTATAAGTATTATTGATTTTTTATGTTTCATATTACTCTAACTCAATTATTTTGGGCTTTAAAGTGTCTGGATCCAAAATTGCAATAGTTTTCTTCCCTGAAACATAGCCACATGTTTCACCAGGATTTATTAATAAAGTATTGTTCACCTCATCAATTTTAGCTTCATGTGTATGTCCTCTTACAACAACATCAAATTCTCCTGATTTTAAAATACATTTTACAATCCTTTCATCGGTACCATGAAGTAATGCTATTTTTAATCCTTCAAAATTTATGATTTTAAAATCACTTAGATCACATAATTTATTAAATGCTTTTCTTAATCCATCCTTTTCTCCATCATTGTTACCAAATACAGCCTCAAATCTCATTTTAAGTTTTTCAAACCTTGGCGCTGTAAATGGCGATATTAAATCTCCAGCATGTAATACAATGTCCACATTTTGTCTATTGAAAAATTCAACAGCCTTATCTATTGCATCTAAATTATCATGAGAATCTGCCATGATGCCTATCATGTCCTTTCCTCCCCGAATTGAGCTACCCCCTACGGAGCTTCCTACTTCATAGAGAAAACTTGCCCAGAGACTATATCTTTATATGAAATAGTCTTGAGTAGAGGTTTTCTCTCAGGCAGGCTATCAGGGCTACCCCATCCCCTTAACAATATTCTACATGCTGATATATAATATCTTTTAACTTATTCTTATAGCTTAATCCTTTCGATGTTCCTCTTGGATTTACTTTCTTAACTATCTTACTAGCTCTTTCAGCCTTGTAATTGTATGGGAAGTCATCTCGTATGAAAAAAGTAGTATGAAATATATATAGTTTTTTTCTAGGTATTATTGCATTGGAGAGAGAAAGAGTAAAAGAAGAGTTTGTATATTTTTAGAACAAGTGTTAGTTTTATATTTCATTTATATAATACTTTTCTTATTTCTCAATCCCTGATGGGGTGGAAATCTGTTTTTTTAATTGCTATTTTCTTTTCATTTTTTAACAAAAATTCTGTTTATAAAAAAGAACAAAAAAAGAAATTAAAAAATAAGAAAATCATTTCTCCGGCCTTCTCAATAGATATCCTGCTGCTATTAATGCAATCAATATTATAACACCAATTATTCCTGCGAATGGAATTCCTGGCTTTCCAATTCCTTTAGACACTGGTGTAATCTCATATGCTTTTCCTGCTCCTTTACCTGCTGCAGCACCTGTAATTCCTGCTTTACCTGCTGCTCCAGCAGCTTGAGCTGCTCCTCTTGCACCAACTTCACCACCAACTCTACCTGAAGGACCTGAAATTCCTGGTGAAACTCCCCTTGTTGCTGCAGTTCCAATTCCTACTCTTCCTAATGCAGTTGGAGCTCCTAGTTGTGATGGTGCTCCTGGAATTGAAGGTTGTGGTGTAGTTGTTGGAATTCCAGGGACTGAAGGTTGTGGTGTTGTTGGAGCTCCTGGGATTGAAGGAGCAAATGCAGCATTTTTTGTTGCTATATATAGCTGAGATCTTACTGAATTTAATAGATTTGGATTTACATAGTTTAATGCCCATCTTATCATAGCTATATTTCCACAACTGCAATCACAGCATGCTGGTCCATATCTGGCTATTAGAGCTGCCCATCTATTTGCAATTAATCTAAGAGTTTCTGTAGATGGATGCCAGAAGCCTTTGTGGGCTGCTGTAAGTAATGTACCTATGATGCTTATCATTGCATATGCTCTATTTCCAGTTGATAGCCATTGTGATACTCCAATGTTGTATTTGTCTTTCACATATACATCTACAATTTCATTCCACATCCAATCTTGGACTAGGTGAGGTGTTGTTACTTGCCATCCCCATAAGTATGCAACAAATTTATTACTTATGTATCTTGCACCACTGTAACCTTCCTTCATCATTCCTTTAATCCATTCTGGATTAAGATATCTTGTTCTCATTTCTCTTAGCATAAATTGTTGTAGTGACATTATTTGTGGAACTGCTGGATTTGCATAATAAAGTACATTAAGCTGAGGTGCTTTTCCACCATTTACTTTTTCTATTGCCATACTTAGTCCGCCGAAGTAATCATAGTAATCATCATTGTCAAGAACTCCATAAAGATTTGTTGACCTACTATGATATGCAACACTGACTCCCTTGAGTAATTCTTCAAATAAATCTTGCCTTGATAATCCCCAGACAGTGTTTGAATATGCATGTGACATTCTACGTAAGTATATATCAGCTAACTCACTTCTGTTTTGCCATGTCCATGCTTGTTCAACAGCATGGGTAATTCCAGCTCCATAGTCACCTACAGGTGGTGCAAATATTCTTGTTATTGCTGTGTCACCGTCAAATCCTTTTTTAACGAGTTCTACCCAATGTTTTGCAACATAATTTAGCTCTAATGGTTCTTTAAGGTCATATTTATTTAGAAGGTCTGTTAAATTCTTTGCTTGGTAGAATTGTCCTATTATTAATGGTTCCAATGCTTTATTTAATTCATCTTTTAATTCAGGATATTTTTCTGTTATAGTTGAATATGAAGCTGCTAATGCTATTCTAAATGCTAAATCCATTTTTGCTAAAAGGTTGGGGAATAGATCTCTGAACAATCCACTTGTAGTTGTGATTACGTCCACTCTTGGTCTCACTGTCACATTTGAAAGCCCCATTGATCGTCTAACTTTGTTTAAATCTTCAAGAAGTTTATTGAGTGGTGTTGGAACTAAATATCGTAAAGGTCCTCCACCAAGCCATGTTTTATCATTAGGTTTTGGTTCTACACCCAACATCCTTAATACAAATGATGCCATTGCCCCATCATCTCTTGCTGTTTCTACACACCAAACAACTGCTGCTATTTTTTCCGGTATTTTTTCCATTTGTGCTAATGCCATATCTGCTAGTCTTTTACCAAGATCCCAGGCGACTGGTGTTGGTAATGTATTATCATCTTGAGCATAGAAGTTTCTTCCTGTTGGTAATGAATATGGTGCTCTTACTGGATCCCCACCTCTTGCGGGTTCTATGTAGCCACCATTTAATGCATCTATAAGTGAATCCATTTCTTTACTAGGACTTATTTTTAATAATGAAGCATAAGTCATTGCAAGTGTTAATTTATTTTTCATGGCTTCTCTTAGTTTAACATCTGTTATGTTGATTGTCAATTCTTCTGGAGTTTTGCCTTTGAGCAGTTCTTTTATTAATGAAATTGTTTCATTATTTAATAATTCTGCTTGTGTCAATGTTAATTTCTTCCAATTAAAGCCATGTAAATCAGAAAGTAAATGTTGTATTGACGGATCTGATTCGCTATCTGGTGACAACATTGAAGAAACTAGCAATGCAATTTCGTCATCTGTCCAATTTTCTCCAAAACTATGTAATCCATAAGGCATTAAAGTTGATTGTAAGTTTATTAGATAATCATGGACCTTATCAATGTCTTCATCGGTGATATTCTCAGGATTTAAACCTAAATCTGTTGCAAGATTTAATTCTTTAATTTTTTGTCTTATTGCTTTAGCGTATTCATCTTTTAGTGGATTCCCTTCAGGTACTTTTTCATATAAATCAACAAGCCCTGCCAATTCTTTTAATCCACTGTAAAGTTTAGTCGTTATCATTGGCGGTGTTAAATGATCTACTATCACTGAAAGTCCTCTTCTTTTGGCTTGCATGCCTTCTCCTACACCATCTACAATGTAAATATAAATGCTAGGAGTTTCACCAATACATATGTCTGGAT
Coding sequences within:
- a CDS encoding Cobaltochelatase (COGs: COG1429 Cobalamin biosynthesis protein CobN and related Mg-chelatase~InterPro IPR003672~KEGG: mth:MTH673 magnesium chelatase subunit~PFAM: CobN/magnesium chelatase~PRIAM: Cobaltochelatase~SPTR: O26769 Magnesium chelatase subunit~PFAM: CobN/Magnesium Chelatase), which gives rise to MRKFLVIVLFAVFLLISGAFAENVTQQQQGKVQVFMIGSSSACKSYVEIAKTITNETNGTVKFQIRSTTQMNNLKETDIKNLVNSSDIILAEWGTELVNSLYPVVTKYPSIIDNKIFLVFESDPKLVKLSQIGKTKCFENVSDKDIGTWDTVGSLIGACHDGDVNCLLSYKQKYPNNKGLHAWIDAAVYYAAKGKDNLINQVKWALKKLYEIRGWIFPQEWEPEPVKLGFGKEFLYRDGEIFSKEDYFKKYPLDPKKPTVAILTYLSSTGEVYAENAFQQIIDKLVEKGMNVIPIVGTWSDVLTLNETQVTELAKTLLEPGQNLKLTAVKGIGNYTDSDKICGVTDPKAKVYEFQILDKDGRVVKEVKISNVQPANVYSALVKFLTDANNTVQYEFEPWKYPVKCDAIINLLSFLTGSSPSWKQVLNFFNNSNVPVFKAMITSSRYRTLGQWLVSDEGFSWAAVYWQCAQPEMQGQIEPIAIGVGDIGRDNDTGAEWDIIITIPDRIEKLANRVYNWCLLKHLPNKDKKIAIVYYNYPPGKQNIGASYLNVPETIINILKRLKQEGYNVGRIPKNADELVSILLERGINTASWAKGFIEKLANNPNTILWPLEEYKKWFKKLNPIAQKEVIEGPTGYIEELTKAAVEYIKKGDPKVKDELIKVINRWNQEMISNAKTTDKADRAIDLINKMTSALIEIIDKVSNNTDPTDSWKKFYDAKNAFLALKLPGLCGWGQPEENPLVVTKNGTKYFIIPGILFGNIFIGPEPLRGWDQDISKLYHSTVVPPPHSYLAWYAWVNYVFKANAQIHVGRHATYEWTPRKQYALASFDYPDICIGETPSIYIYIVDGVGEGMQAKRRGLSVIVDHLTPPMITTKLYSGLKELAGLVDLYEKVPEGNPLKDEYAKAIRQKIKELNLATDLGLNPENITDEDIDKVHDYLINLQSTLMPYGLHSFGENWTDDEIALLVSSMLSPDSESDPSIQHLLSDLHGFNWKKLTLTQAELLNNETISLIKELLKGKTPEELTINITDVKLREAMKNKLTLAMTYASLLKISPSKEMDSLIDALNGGYIEPARGGDPVRAPYSLPTGRNFYAQDDNTLPTPVAWDLGKRLADMALAQMEKIPEKIAAVVWCVETARDDGAMASFVLRMLGVEPKPNDKTWLGGGPLRYLVPTPLNKLLEDLNKVRRSMGLSNVTVRPRVDVITTTSGLFRDLFPNLLAKMDLAFRIALAASYSTITEKYPELKDELNKALEPLIIGQFYQAKNLTDLLNKYDLKEPLELNYVAKHWVELVKKGFDGDTAITRIFAPPVGDYGAGITHAVEQAWTWQNRSELADIYLRRMSHAYSNTVWGLSRQDLFEELLKGVSVAYHSRSTNLYGVLDNDDYYDYFGGLSMAIEKVNGGKAPQLNVLYYANPAVPQIMSLQQFMLREMRTRYLNPEWIKGMMKEGYSGARYISNKFVAYLWGWQVTTPHLVQDWMWNEIVDVYVKDKYNIGVSQWLSTGNRAYAMISIIGTLLTAAHKGFWHPSTETLRLIANRWAALIARYGPACCDCSCGNIAMIRWALNYVNPNLLNSVRSQLYIATKNAAFAPSIPGAPTTPQPSVPGIPTTTPQPSIPGAPSQLGAPTALGRVGIGTAATRGVSPGISGPSGRVGGEVGARGAAQAAGAAGKAGITGAAAGKGAGKAYEITPVSKGIGKPGIPFAGIIGVIILIALIAAGYLLRRPEK